The Tenrec ecaudatus isolate mTenEca1 chromosome 9, mTenEca1.hap1, whole genome shotgun sequence genome window below encodes:
- the NT5C3A gene encoding cytosolic 5'-nucleotidase 3A isoform X2: MTNQESAVLVKMMPEFQKSSVHIKNLTRVEEIICGLMKGGAAKLQIITDFDMTLSRFSYQGKRCPTCHNVIENCKLVTDDYRKKFLQLKEKYYPIEVDPVLTLDEKYPYMVEWYTKSHGLLIEQALPKTKIKEIVEESDLMLKEGYEDFFSKLQQHSVPLFIFSAGIGDILVEVIDQAGVYHPNIKVVSNFMDFDENGVLKGFKGELIHVFNKHDGALKNTEYFNQLKDNSNIILLGDSQGDLLMADGVANVEHILKIGYLNDRVDELLEKYMDSYDIVLVKEESLELANSILQKIL; encoded by the exons ATGACTAATCAAGAGTCTGCTGTGCTTGTGAAAATG aTGCCAGAATTCCAGAAAAGTTCTGTTCACATCAAGAACCTCACAAGAGTAGAAGAAATTATCTGTGGTCTTATGAAAGGAGGAGCTGCTAAACTTCAG ATCATCACGGACTTTGATATGACGCTAAGTCGCTTTTCCTACCAAGGGAAGAGATGCCCAACGTGCCATA ATGTCATTGAAAACTGTAAACTGGTTACAGATGACTATCGTAAAAAG tTTTTGCAACTGAAGGAAAAATACTACCCTATTGAAGTTGATCCTGTTCTAACCTTAGACGAGAAGTATCCATATATGGTCGAGTG GTATACGAAGTCGCATGGTTTGCTTATTGAACAAGCGTTACCAAAAACTAAAATTAAAGAGATTGTGGAAGAGTCTGACCTTATGCTCAA GGAAGGCTATGAAGATTTCTTCAGTAAGCTCCAGCAGCACAGTGTCCCcttgttcatattttctgctgggATTGGCGATATCCTAGTGGAGGTTATCGATCAAGCTGGTGTTTATCATCCAAATATCAAAGTAGTGTCCAATTTCATGGATTTTGATGAGAAT GGGGTGCTGAAAGGATTTAAAGGAGAATTGATTCATgtatttaacaagcatgatggtgCCTTGAAGAACACAGAGTATTTCAATCAGCTAAAAGACAATAGCAACATAATTCTATTGGGAGACTCCCAAGGAGACTTACTAATGGCAGATGGAGTAGCCAATGTCGAACACATTCTGAAAATTGGATATCTAAATGACAGA GTGGACGAGCTTTTAGAAAAGTACATGGACTCTTACGATATTGTTTTAGTAAAAGAAGAGTCATTGGAACTAGCCAACTCTATCTTACAGAAGATTCTCTAA